The following proteins come from a genomic window of Liolophura sinensis isolate JHLJ2023 chromosome 13, CUHK_Ljap_v2, whole genome shotgun sequence:
- the LOC135480458 gene encoding putative proline-rich protein 21, translating into MPLHQEHALHQAHATSPGTCPFTRNMPLHQVHALHQAHATSPDTCHFTRHMPLHHAGTCHFTRHMPLQHVHALSPGTYHFTRHMSLHQVHATSPGTYPFTRHMPFTMQAHAPSPGTCLFTRHMPFTRHMPLHQVHAPSPGTCPSPGTCPSPGTCPFTRHMPLHQVHAPSPGTCPFTWHTPPSPGTCALHQVHTPSPGTCPLTRHMPLHLAHAPSPGTCHFKPLLNEPY; encoded by the coding sequence ATGCCCCTTCACCAGGAACATGCCCTTCACCAGGCACATGCCACTTCACCAGGAACATGCCCCTTCACCAGGAACATgccccttcaccaggtacatgcCCTTCACCAGGCACATGCCACTTCACCAGACACATGCCACTTCACCAGGCACATGCCCCTTCACCATGCAGGCACATGCCACTTCACCAGGCACATGCCCCTTCAACACGTACATGCCCTTTCACCAGGCACATACCACTTCACCAGGCACATGTCCCTTCACCAGGTGCATGCCACTTCACCAGGCACATACCCCTTCACCAGGCACATGCCCTTCACCATGCAGGCACATGCCCCTTCACCAGGCACATGCCTCTTCACCAGACACATGCCCTTCACCAGGCACATgccccttcaccaggtacatgcTCCTTCACCAGGCACATGCCCTTCACCAGGCACATGCCCTTCACCAGGCACATGCCCCTTCACCAGGCACATgccccttcaccaggtacatgcCCCTTCTCCAGGCACATGCCCATTCACCTGGCACACGCCCCCTTCACCAGGCACATGCGCTCTTCACCAGGTACACACCCCTTCACCAGGCACATGCCCCCTCACCAGGCACATGCCCCTTCACCTGGCACACGCCCCTTCACCAGGCACATGCCACTTCAAGCCACTGCTGAACGAGCCCTACTAA
- the LOC135480455 gene encoding peptidyl-prolyl cis-trans isomerase FKBP4-like, translating into MTENGKGDEIKELSESRGQFHISLTELRSGEITLSKGCIKKGHGIVRPMEDSVCTVRIENVLFEEGDHVIRNEVQKIHIGERDTDVDDVVDKCLRSMTEGEISTFVSVSQSEGTDLENGGGTSKMEGADKSKSESGPCKLEADLSKIETVPSQLQPDPSKTGPDPSKTRQNPSKTRPDPSKIDLKIELISVDKPGFQTWQLSPEEKLTKVLSLKERGNSLYRSGDICLAFSRYRKAIKVLISMLPESSIPEDSLIDFTQARCHCYLNLAACQVKSKKWQYVVENCTKVLKIQPNNVKALYRRGYAYQQTEDFNSAKLDLQRCLKQEPKNKSVLIALQEIALKANEKSDSSLDAHVNEN; encoded by the coding sequence ATGACAGAAAACGGAAAAGGAGATGAAATCAAGGAGTTGTCAGAATCTAGGGGTCAGTTCCACATCAGTCTCACTGAGCTgcgatcaggggagataaccctcAGCAAGGGATGTATAAAGAAAGGGCACGGTATTGTGAGACCAATGGAGGACAGCGTTTGTACAGTTAGAATAGAAAATGTATTGTTTGAGGAAGGTGATCACGTGATTCGAAATGAAGTACAAAAGATTCACATTGGAGAACGTGACACAGATGTTGATGATGTAGTTGATAAGTGTTTACGAAGCATGACAGAGGGCGAAATCAGTACATTTGTGTCTGTGTCACAGAGTGAAGGTACAGATCTTGAAAATGGTGGAGGTACAAGCAAGATGGAAGGAGCTGATAAAAGCAAAAGTGAATCTGGACCATGCAAACTTGAAGCAGACCTTTCAAAAATTGAGACTGTCCCATCCCAACTTCAACCAGACCCATCCAAAACTGGACCAGACCCATCCAAAACTCGACAAAACCCATCCAAAACTCGACCAGACCCATCCAAAATTGATTTGAAGATCGAACTTATTTCAGTAGACAAGCCAGGTTTTCAAACATGGCAGCTCAGCCCAGAAGAAAAACTGACCAAAGTACTTAGCCTGAAGGAGAGAGGAAACAGCCTGTACAGATCTGGCGATATCTGTTTAGCCTTCAGCCGATACAGAAAAGCAATAAAGGTGTTGATATCTATGTTGCCAGAGAGCAGTATTCCTGAGGACAGTTTGATAGATTTCACACAAGCGCGTTGCCATTGCTACTTGAACTTGGCGGCTTGTCAAGTGAAGTCTAAAAAGTGGCAGTATGTTGTGGAAAATTGTACTAAAGTTTTAAAGATTCAGCCGAACAATGTGAAAGCTTTGTATCGTAGAGGATACGCATACCAGCAAACAGAAGACTTTAATTCAGCGAAATTAGATCTTCAGCGGTGTCTGAAACAGGAGCCTAAAAACAAATCTGTGCTGATTGCGCTACAAGAAATCGCATTGAAAGCGAATGAAAAATCAGACAGTTCGCTTGATGCACATGTGAacgaaaattaa